From a region of the Triticum aestivum cultivar Chinese Spring chromosome 7D, IWGSC CS RefSeq v2.1, whole genome shotgun sequence genome:
- the LOC123168162 gene encoding O-glucosyltransferase rumi produces MKGCSPAADEERASMVPLPSPAGDEIVDKDLAAMHTKPCWTTTARGRVGVAMAIFVLLALLLGTKWIQLDAAYYTFSPAGTGFSQHGRGHSSTAPLIPIPLSCSNDTDTSSSTTAPSSSSSKRRYYPGVRPPWCPDYFRHIHTDMEPWRATGITRDAVERAQPHAQFRLVVVGGRAYVEKYRESFQTRDVFTQWGILQLLARYPGRVPDVDIMFSTLDSPRVLAADYPSPSAAPPLFRYCKEESRELAVLFPDWSFWGWPEVNVRPWAPLMEELVRENARLPWPEREPYAFWKGNRDVSEVRQDLFRCNNDSAAGKEWNARLFKQDWDAAGRNGFRDSDVAKQCRHRYKIYVQGHTWSVSEKYILACDSPMLAIDTPFRDFFSRGLVAGKHYWPIDPANKCRAVKFAVDWGNAHPAQARRMGGEGSGFTREEMGMDYVYEYMLSVLTRYSALLRYKPAVPEKAVEVSLESMACPRRGREREFMMESREKYVAVDEPCTMPPPFTVDEVREMAVRDEQVRSKLLQMVPR; encoded by the exons ATGAAGGGTTGCTCTCCAGCAGCCGATGAGGAAAGGGCGTCGATGGTGCCTCTGCCTTCTCCAGCTGGGGATGAGATCGTCGACAAAGATCTGGCGGCGATGCACACCAAGCCGTGCTGGACGACGACGGCAAGGGGCCGCGTTGGAGTGGCCATGGCCATCTTTGTGCTTCTTGCTTTGCTATTGGGGACCAAATGGATCCAACTCGACGCAGCT TACTACACGTTCTCGCCGGCGGGCACTGGGTTCAGTCAGCACGGACGCGGCCACTCATCGACAGCGCCGCTGATACCCATACCATTGAGCTGCAGCAACGACACCGACACGTCGTCGTCGACAACGGCACCGTCCTCATCATCTAGCAAACGGCGGTACTATCCCGGCGTGCGGCCGCCTTGGTGCCCGGACTACTTCCGCCACATCCACACGGACATGGAGCCGTGGCGCGCGACGGGGATCACGCGGGACGCGGTGGAGCGCGCCCAGCCCCACGCCCAGTTCCGGCTGGTGGTGGTGGGCGGGCGCGCCTACGTGGAGAAGTACCGCGAGTCGTTCCAGACCCGGGACGTCTTCACGCAGTGGGGCATCCTGCAGCTGCTCGCCCGCTACCCGGGCCGCGTCCCGGACGTCGACATCATGTTCAGCACCTTGGACTCGCCCAGGGTGCTCGCCGCCGACTACCCTTCgccgtccgccgcgccgccgctctTCCGGTACTGCAAGGAGGAGTCGCGGGAGCTGGCCGTCCTCTTCCCCGACTGGTCCTTCTGGGGCTGGCCGGAGGTGAACGTCCGCCCGTGGGCGCCGCTCATGGAGGAGCTCGTCCGGGAGAACGCGCGCCTCCCGTGGCCCGAGAGGGAGCCCTACGCGTTCTGGAAGGGCAACCGCGACGTGTCGGAGGTGCGACAGGACCTGTTCCGGTGCAACAACGACTCCGCCGCCGGCAAGGAGTGGAACGCGCGGCTGTTCAAGCAGGACTGGGACGCCGCCGGCCGGAACGGGTTCCGGGACTCGGACGTGGCGAAGCAGTGCCGGCACAGGTACAAGATCTACGTGCAGGGGCACACGTGGTCGGTCAGCGAGAAGTACATCCTCGCGTGCGACTCGCCGATGCTCGCCATTGACACGCCCTTCAGGGACTTCTTCTcgcgggggctcgtcgccggcaagcaCTACTGGCCCATCGACCCGGCCAACAAGTGCCGTGCCGTCAAGTTCGCCGTCGACTGGGGCAACGCCCACCCGGCGCAGGCGCGGCGCATGGGCGGGGAAGGTAGCGGGTTCACGAGGGAGGAGATGGGCATGGACTACGTGTATGAGTACATGCTGAGCGTGTTGACGCGGTACAGTGCCCTGCTCCGGTACAAGCCCGCCGTGCCGGAGAAGGCCGTGGAGGTCAGCCTCGAGTCCATGGCCTGCCCCAGGCGCGGCCGCGAGAGAGAGTTCATGATGGAGTCCAGGGAGAAATACGTGGCCGTGGACGAGCCATGCACGATGCCGCCGCCGTTCACGGTCGACGAAGTCAGGGAAATGGCCGTGAGGGACGAGCAGGTGCGAAGCAAACTACTACAGATGGTGCCACGTTAG